A region of Oryctolagus cuniculus chromosome 3, mOryCun1.1, whole genome shotgun sequence DNA encodes the following proteins:
- the CXCR2 gene encoding C-X-C chemokine receptor type 2 (The RefSeq protein has 2 substitutions compared to this genomic sequence): MQEFTWENYSYEDFFGDFSNYSYSTDLPPTLLDSAPCRSESLETNSYVVLITYILVFLLSLLGNSLVMLVILYSRSTCSVTDVYLLNLAIADLLFATTLPIWAASKVHGWTFGTPLCKVVSLVKEVNFYSGILLLACISVDRYLAIVHATRTMIQKRHLVKFICLSMWGVSLILSLPILLFRNAIFPPNSSPVCYEDMGNSTAKWRMVLRILPQTFGFILPLLVMLFCYVFTLRTLFQAHMGQKHRAMRVIFAVVLIFLLCWLPYNLVLLTDTLMRTHVIQETCERRNDIDRALDATEILGFLHSCLNPIIYAFIGQKFRYGLLKILAAHGLISKEFLAKESRPSFVASSSGNTSTTL; this comes from the coding sequence ATGCAAGAGTTTACCTGGGAGAATTACAGCTATGAAGATTTTTTCGGCGATTTCAGCAATTACAGTTACAGCACTGACCTACCCCCTACCCTGCTAGACTCTGCTCCGTGCCGGTCAGAATCTCTGGAAACCAACAGCTATGTTGTGCTCATCACCTATATCCTGGTCTTCCTGCTGAGCCTGCTGGGCAACTCCCTGGTGATGCTGGTCATCCTGTACAGCCGGAGCACCTGCTCGGTCACCGACGTCTACCTGCTGAACCTGGCCATCGCCGACCTGCTCTTTGCCACCACCTTGCCCATCTGGGCCGCCTCCAAGGTGCATGGCTGGACTTTCGGCACGCCCCTGTGCAAGGTGGTCTCGCTTGTGAAGGAAGTCAACTTCTACAGCGGAATCCTGCTCCTGGCCTGCATCAGTGTGGACCGCTACCTGGCCATCGTCCATGCCACACGCACGATGATCCAGAAGCGCCACTTGGTCAAGTTCATATGCTTAAGCATGTGGGGAGTGTCTCTGATCCTGTCTCTGCCCATCTTACTGTTCCGTAATGCCATCTTCCCACCCAATTCCAGCCCGGTCTGCTATGAGGACATGGGGAACAGCACTGCGAAATGGCGCATGGTGCTGCGGATCCTGCCTCAGACTTTCGGCTTCATCCTGCCGCTGCTGGTCATGCTGTTTTGCTATGGGTTCACCCTGCGCACGCTGTTCCAGGCCCACATGGGGCAGAAGCACCGGGCCATGCGGGTCATCTTCGCCGTCGTGCTCATCTTCCTTCTCTGCTGGCTGCCCTACAACCTGGTTCTGCTCACAGACACCCTCATGAGGACCCACGTGATCCAGGAGACGTGTGAGCGCCGCAATGACATTGACCGGGCCCTGGACGCCACCGAGATTCTGGGCTTCCTGCACAGCTGCCTCAACCCCATCATCTACGCCTTCATTGGCCAAAAGTTTCGCTATGGCCTGCTCAAGATCCTGGCGGCCCGAGGCCTGATCAGCAAGGAGTTCCTGGCCAAGGAGAGCAGGCCTTCCTTTGTCGCCTCGTCTTCAGGGAACACCTCTACCACCCTCTAA
- the CXCR2 gene encoding C-X-C chemokine receptor type 2 isoform X1, which produces MQEFTWENYSYEDFFGDFSNYSYSTDLPPTLLDSAPCRSESLETNSYVVLITYILVFLLSLLGNSLVMLVILYSRSTCSVTDVYLLNLAIADLLFATTLPIWAASKVHGWTFGTPLCKVVSLVKEVNFYSGILLLACISVDRYLAIVHATRTMIQKRHLVKFICLSMWGVSLILSLPILLFRNAIFPPNSSPVCYEDMGNSTAKWRMVLRILPQTFGFILPLLVMLFCYGFTLRTLFQAHMGQKHRAMRVIFAVVLIFLLCWLPYNLVLLTDTLMRTHVIQETCERRNDIDRALDATEILGFLHSCLNPIIYAFIGQKFRYGLLKILAARGLISKEFLAKESRPSFVASSSGNTSTTL; this is translated from the coding sequence ATGCAAGAGTTTACCTGGGAGAATTACAGCTATGAAGATTTTTTCGGCGATTTCAGCAATTACAGTTACAGCACTGACCTACCCCCTACCCTGCTAGACTCTGCTCCGTGCCGGTCAGAATCTCTGGAAACCAACAGCTATGTTGTGCTCATCACCTATATCCTGGTCTTCCTGCTGAGCCTGCTGGGCAACTCCCTGGTGATGCTGGTCATCCTGTACAGCCGGAGCACCTGCTCGGTCACCGACGTCTACCTGCTGAACCTGGCCATCGCCGACCTGCTCTTTGCCACCACCTTGCCCATCTGGGCCGCCTCCAAGGTGCATGGCTGGACTTTCGGCACGCCCCTGTGCAAGGTGGTCTCGCTTGTGAAGGAAGTCAACTTCTACAGCGGAATCCTGCTCCTGGCCTGCATCAGTGTGGACCGCTACCTGGCCATCGTCCATGCCACACGCACGATGATCCAGAAGCGCCACTTGGTCAAGTTCATATGCTTAAGCATGTGGGGAGTGTCTCTGATCCTGTCTCTGCCCATCTTACTGTTCCGTAATGCCATCTTCCCACCCAATTCCAGCCCGGTCTGCTATGAGGACATGGGGAACAGCACTGCGAAATGGCGCATGGTGCTGCGGATCCTGCCTCAGACTTTCGGCTTCATCCTGCCGCTGCTGGTCATGCTGTTTTGCTATGGGTTCACCCTGCGCACGCTGTTCCAGGCCCACATGGGGCAGAAGCACCGGGCCATGCGGGTCATCTTCGCCGTCGTGCTCATCTTCCTTCTCTGCTGGCTGCCCTACAACCTGGTTCTGCTCACAGACACCCTCATGAGGACCCACGTGATCCAGGAGACGTGTGAGCGCCGCAATGACATTGACCGGGCCCTGGACGCCACCGAGATTCTGGGCTTCCTGCACAGCTGCCTCAACCCCATCATCTACGCCTTCATTGGCCAAAAGTTTCGCTATGGCCTGCTCAAGATCCTGGCGGCCCGAGGCCTGATCAGCAAGGAGTTCCTGGCCAAGGAGAGCAGGCCTTCCTTTGTCGCCTCGTCTTCAGGGAACACCTCTACCACCCTCTAA